The Silurus meridionalis isolate SWU-2019-XX chromosome 18, ASM1480568v1, whole genome shotgun sequence genome includes the window GTGTAGAATTGAATCTTACTTTGTAAATCGATCAGGTATTTATAGAACTGAGTGATTTGTTCATTACTGTGTGATTCTGCAGGATAACTTTagtttagagtaacatttctacACCTGTTAACGGTTCGTTTCTAAAATGTGTTAAACAGTGTGTGATTGTTTTACTGCAAtaaaggttttgtgtgtgtgtgtgtgtgtgtgtgtgtgtgtgtgtgtgtgtgtgtgtgtgtctgcagttgTTTTGTGTAGAGAATTCTCCATCAGTCTACCAGAGCGTGTAGAAGGTCTGAGAGGACTCTGTGTTCTAGTACCCTGCAGTTTTGAGATTGAGGAGCAGTATGATGAAGATCTTCAGGGAAATCCTGCAGGAATCTGGTTAAAAGACGGCACTAATCATAACTATTATAAAGTCTTTAACTCTGGAGAACCTGCAGAGAACACGATTAAAGGGAAAATAACAGGAGATCTCCTCATGAAGAACTGCACCACCATCTTCTATAACATTAGAAGGAAAGACAGTGGAGTTTATTACTTTAGATTAGAAGCTGCAGGACCACTGAGAAACACGTACAGATCTTCATCAGTGTCAGTGAGAGTTGGAGGTGAGAgctgcagcagtgtgtgtgtgtgtacagtgtaactGTAATTACACTCATGATGATCTGGAGCACATTTCAAACTCATCTGTAATGTGATACTGTGTGTTTCTCAGCCTCTCCAATCAGACCATTAATAACACTGTATAAGGAGgatcaggagaagctggaggACCAAAAGCAGGTGCTGGAGGGAACTTCAGTGAGGCTCATGTGCTCAGCTCGATCTCCATGTCCCTTTAATCCTCCCACTTTCACATGGAACTTCCTGCCTGAGGGGGGAAGACAGGAGCACACTGTAAAAAATCAGTCTcaaaaaacaagataaaataTACCTAAATTAGGCGAAAACTgcttaaaataagcaaaattaTCTGCCAGTGCAGTAAGATAATTTAACTTGGTaagttttcttaaaataagacaaaatgtCTAGTTTAAAAGAAAACCCTAAAATCTTAAAACAAGTGAAAAGGGATCAATATCAAGCAATTTTGTCTAGATTTAAGCAAGGATAGATTAGTGAAGTAATTCAATAATTGGACAAAACCCCTTAGAACAAGCAATTTGCTCTTATTTCCTAAATTTGTTCCTCTCAATATTTGGAAAAATGTCTCAAAACAAGGCTAcataatgaacaaaaacaagcacaaaAGGCTCACAATtagactgtgattggctgaaaactAGACATATACCCTTGTATCAAGCACCTTGATATAGAATAAAATCAGGTCATACCACTTAAAACAAGAATGGCCTAAGACTTATCCTTTTCTATAAATGACAACCCAACAACACTGAATTCCCCCAGATGGTCATTTATTCAATGATTCAACACACAATGTTTGGCAAGAGTCTCAaactactcttttttttttacattaagctcttttttttttgccataggCGGGCTACGGTAGATTAGTCAGTCTGGGGTGAGAGACGCTCATAAGGGTAAAATCCAATGGAGAAAGGAGGATAGCGTCCTtgagtttcaaaataaaaaacttaaatgAACTAGGCCTTATTTAGTAATGTCTATCAACGGAGATACATCTTCTCATACAAGATCAGCCAACAAACTCAGAACAATGGAACATAATGCAAGCGCTTCGAAGACAAGCCTACTCTCCAATAAACTTCTTCCACTCAGCCATGGCTTTCCTGTAGGATGAAGTTGTGTCCCTCTCATGGATCTCATCTTGCAGTACCTCGGTTTGAAGGACTGAGAGCAGAGTAGCAATGCACTTTGGGTAGGTCAAGTGCAGGGCATAATAATACGCCATCAAATAAAGGGCTCCCTCATGCAGATGGTTCTTGGGGAAGGTTGCTACTGGGGTGGTCCCGATTGCCACCATGCAGTTTTCTTTATCCACAATCAGGACAGGGCAGAAAGGGCCTCCTCTGCAGATAAGTGTTTGGATCCTCTGAAGGCTaaacaggaaaataaattgATCAAAAAAATGAAGGtataagagaaaataataacAGGACAGAGTCTGGGTGTTGAAACAATCACAAAACACAAGGCTAAAGACAGATGTCTCGTTCCTCTGCATGAGAGAAATTGTCATACACGTCACTTGTTACTCTAAATTGTGATGAAAACAGTATTACATTGATGAAAAGCAAGGAAATGTAGATCTTACCTGTGTTTAATGTCACCGGTGGCTTCATCACCTTTTTCATAATACCGTAAAAGATCGCTTGGCTCTGAAAGGTGTCCCAGCTCCTTCACCTCCTTAATGTAAGCAGTGTTGTCTTTGCTGACAATCCTGCAAAGTTCACCGAGAACCTGCAAATCATtcagtatacaaataaaacaatgacaCAATAGTCTTCTTCACtcacaaaataaacaagtaaaacagGAGGATTCCACATGtagaaaaaatgaaaatcaagaGCTCTTTTTGGTTAATTATAGGGATGTTACAGTCTGTTTACATCTTATAGTTGTCTAGCACTAGTATTCGATGTACACCACCCCAGACAGTTTTTACGTGCATTTATGTAAGAAACGCCATATTTCAAGAAAGTCCATAACAACACTCAAACTCAActctgaaatactttgccaacCATACTGTAAATTTGTCAGTTTAAGTTTCCAAATAAAACACTCTGTTCTGTTTTAAACATACTCAATACATCATTTACCTGACAAATGTGCAAGTAGATCTCTCGTGCTGACGACACTAATCGGTCCAATGCATTGCCTCAGGCACGCAATGCTATCAGAGAAACCGAAAACTTGCAATTTGGATTGGAACTTCTTGCAATAAAATGATGTTCAAAAGTGGGTTTATAAATAACGAATCAAAAAAGTAAAACGGACAAATTACTCAGAAGCAACATTGGCATAACATAGCCTTGATTTGAGTGTTTGGAGTGATATCTTTACGGAATGAATGGGCTTCAATGGGCAATACAAGCTGACCAAAAGCTGCATCTAAACATCAAAAGAAGCGAGGTATGCACATAAAAACTACTTCAGGTAGTTGACTATATCAAATACAAGTGCAAAACAACTATAAGATGTAAATAGAGTGTAACATCGCTTTAACTTTAAGTTCTATCACAGTGCGATGGTGCTCTAAACTAACAGATTTTGGAAGGCGAAGTAAAGACATTTTCCTATACAGTAGTGTTAGCCTTTCAATGAATACAGTTCTCCCTTGAAACCACAAAAAGTTAATGAAATTGCATAGAATATTGAGGCTCTTGTGACAACTAGGCAgatcacacaaatacaaatgtacacacaattacacactgtATCTGTGTCCAACTCACACACCATCATGCCTCAGATGGCAAACCAATCCTCCCCCCACTCAACCCTGACCTAATCAATTCCAGAATAAGTACAGCAGACAACCCCAGCCAGCCTCAACTGTCACTGTGAGGAGACTGGGAATGTGTTTATGAATGACAGTCTGTATGTAACCCAGCACCTTGTATCATCCTCTGACATTTGGTTTAAGGGGACTAATTCTTGTCTTGGTTTGTTTACTTACATGGTTAAGGTCTTTAAAGCATGGATACGCTTCAATGATCTTGGCAGGCCTGTCCTGGTCCTTGAGTGTGTCCGAATCGATGAATGCTCTTCTTGCCTCAAATTCCAAGTCGAGCAGTTGGGCAACTGCGTCTTTATTCGCTTCGGTCTCTTGTACACTTCCTGAAGGGTTCTGTAGTGCCTTGCTTGAGCCTGTTGGCTATCCTGGTCTGTAGATCTGTTTTCATCTTGAAAGAGAAAGATGAGTTATTGTGCTTGCTAGTGCTGCAACAATTATtcaattaatcgattaatcgcaaattttgcttttatttattgttttatttcatgtgcCCACTTTCTTCTAATTTTTTAGACTAGGATCAAATTTGCTTTCTTCCTGCAGATGGAAACCCTGGCACGGTGACATGCTCTTTATGCAAACAGTCAGTGACTTACAACAGCACGACCGTTATACTTGACTCGCACCAAGCGATTTATATTTTGAAACAATGCCCTTTGTTGAATAGGTCACTGACTTGAAGATACCAAAAATTTCATGTCTTTAGTTTCCtcaacaaataattattaaaaggaCTATTAAGATTTGAAAAAAACAGGTTGTTTGTTTAAAGTACATCACGCTGTGAAATGTAATAGAAACGTCAgaccatttttgttttgtcttacAAGTGTTGCGGTGTTTAGCGGAACGGAAAATCCACTGAAGTACATTTTCAGACATTAGACCTTAAAGTAACTGCCTTGGCAAGGCGCCTAAATATGCCAAGGCTACAGGACGCTGTGTGGTCCAGCGGTTAAAGAAAAGGGCTTGTAACCAGAAGGTCcccagttcaaatcccacctcAGCCACTGACTCACTGTGTGCGTGAGCAAGTCATTTAACCTCCTTGTGCTCCGTCTTTCGGGTGAGACTTAGTTGTAAATGACTCTGCAGCTGATGCATAGTTCATACACTCTAGTCTCTGTAAGTCGCCTTGGATAAAGTCGTCtgctaaataataatacagtttaCATTATTCTCAAGTTCTCCAAGACAATAAGTGGTGCACTTACCGATTCTGTCAGAAAGATTCTGCAGTTTGGCGGTTACCCTTTCTGGTGTGCTGCTTCTAGCAGGAGAGGCATCTAATATCACAGTTGATGCACTTGAGTCAGCGTCATATTCTTCTGTTGATGTCCCATCACCCTGCTCACTTGATGTTCCAAAATCTATGCGCCGCCTTTTACGTCTACGGCCCCTCTCAGGTGTTGGGCCCTGTGTCCTTTGTGGAGACCTTATATTCTGAAGTCTCTTGTAAAGTTGTCTGAAGAGTGTTACCTATGGCATATTATGTCATGATTACATAATGCTTCCTGAAAAATGCATCCTCCAATTGGATTTAGATTTGACTAGACTGCTGTGAGAATCATGCTTAGACTAATCCTCGCTTTCTAATCCATGTGGGCATAAGTACATATACTTCCAGAGAAGAGTGGAGAAATGGTACAGAGCAATACTCTCCTTACACCAAGAAATACAGTTTAAGTATCTCAATTAGttagttcttcttcttcttctttcggctgctcccattaggggtcgccacagcggatcatccgtctccacaccaccctgtcctctacatctgcctcttttacaccaactacctgcatgtcttccctcaccacatccatgaacctccttttggccttcctcttttcctcctacctggtggctccatcctcagcattcttctaccaatataatttatgtccctcctctgcacatgtccaaaccatctcaatctcgcctccctcaccttgtcaccaaaacatcctacatgctgtccctctaataaactcatttctaatcttatccatcctcgtcactcccaacgaaaacctcaacatctttagctctgctacctccagctccacctcctgtctattactcaatgccactgtctctaaaccatacaacatcgcaggtctcaccacagtcctataaactttccctttcaattttgcagataccctactatcacaaatcactcctgtcactcttctccacccactccaccctgcctgcactcttttcttcacttctctaacacactctccattactttgcactgttgaacccaggtacctgaattcctccaccttctgaagctcttctcctgcaaccgcaccactccactgccctccctctcattcacacacatgtactctgtcttactcctactgagtttcattccccttctctccagtgcatatctccacctctccaggctcttctcaacctgctccctactctcacaacaaatcacaatatcatccataaacatcatagtcaggagactcctgtctgacctcgtccgtcaacctgtccatcaccactgcaaacaggaaagggctcagggccga containing:
- the LOC124401082 gene encoding uncharacterized protein LOC124401082 encodes the protein MALTDGLANIKANGHSQRLGWGGRAVAWSAMGNGVFCRLPTGIYCTGLRLLTTCFSLSQLSHGLHFARSIERLESFEIEEQYDEDLQGNPAGIWLKDGTNHNYYKVFNSGEPAENTIKGKITGDLLMKNCTTIFYNIRRKDSGVYYFRLEAAGPLRNTYRSSSVSVRVGASPIRPLITLYKEDQEKLEDQKQVLEGTSVRLMCSARSPCPFNPPTFTWNFLPEGGRQEHTAGYGRLVSLG